In one window of Chlamydomonas reinhardtii strain CC-503 cw92 mt+ chromosome 17, whole genome shotgun sequence DNA:
- a CDS encoding inositol monophosphatase family protein, whose protein sequence is MRTQVLQARAPRPAACRIRAQRSSRAALRPVAAMALPADFKDSYVDLAHSLADAAAQVTRKYFRTSFDVECKSDDSPVTIADKQAEVAMREIIERTVPEHGIFGEEHGLKWGSGAGSKYMWVLDPIDGTKSFITGKPLFGTLISLVYEGSPILGIIDQPITKERWLGVVGRPTTLNGQPLRTRPCPDVKLAYLYATTPHMFSGESEVAFNRLRDSVRIPMYGCDCYAYGLLAAGHADLVVEADLKPYDYMALVPVVQGAGGVMSDWRGRPLVWQPTPGAVDLKSGWPGEVCAAGDPALHKKAIDILAWKH, encoded by the exons ATGCGCACGCAAGTTTTGCAAGCCAG ggccccccggcccgccgcgtgccgcatCCGTGCTCAGCGGTCATCACGAGCTGCattgcggccggtggcggccatggcacTGCCGGCAGACTTTAAGGACTCGTACGTGGACCTGGCGCACAGCCtggctgacgccgcggcgcaggtcaCCCGGAAGTACTTTCG CACGTCGTTTGACGTGGAATGCAAGAGCGACGACAGTCCAGTGACCATTGCCGACAAGCAGGCGGAGGTCGCGATGCGGGAAATCATCGAGCGGACCGTGCCGGAGCACGGCATCTTTGGGGAGGAGCACGGACTcaagtggggcagcggcgcgggctccaAGTACATGTGGGTCCTCGACCCCATCGACGGCACCAAGAGCTTCATCACGG GCAAGCCCCTGTTCGGCACGCTCATATCGCTGGTGTACGAGGGCAGCCCCATCCTGGGCATCATCGATCAGCCCATTACCAAG GAGCGGTGGCTTGGCGTTGTCGGTCGGCCTACGACCCTAaacggccagccgctgcgcacgcGGCCGTGTCCGGACGTCAAGCTTGCGTACCTGTACGCGACCACGCCCCACATGTTCTCAG GCGAGAGCGAGGTGGCGTTCAACCGGCTGCGCGACAGCGTGCGCATCCCCATGTACGGCTGCGACTGCTACGCCTacgggctgctggctgcgggccACGCAgacctggtggtggaggccgaCCTCAAGCCCTACGACTACATGGCCCTGGTGcccgtggtgcag ggtgccggcggcgtcatgtcggactggcgcgggcggccactGGTGTGGCAGCCCACCCCGGGCGCCGTCGACCTCAAGTCGGGCTGGCCCGGCGAGGTGTGCGCGGCCGGCGACCCCGCCCTGCACAAGAAGGCGATTGACATCCTGGCCTGGAAGCACTGA